Proteins from a genomic interval of Oharaeibacter diazotrophicus:
- a CDS encoding DUF1993 domain-containing protein, whose amino-acid sequence MTIDAYTITVPVFVRSLGALSAVLGKAEAWSEARRVGPAVLPGCRLIADMYPLARQVQIACDFAKNATARAAGVEAPAFADDEATLADLRARIERTLAVLGGIDPALVAAAPGRTIEFPMGPTKRGRMEATAYLLHYALPNFHFHLATAYGILRANGVEIGKPDFLGAVPGLEFV is encoded by the coding sequence ATGACGATCGACGCCTACACCATCACCGTTCCCGTGTTCGTGCGCTCGCTCGGCGCGCTCTCGGCCGTGCTCGGCAAGGCCGAGGCCTGGTCCGAGGCCCGGCGGGTCGGCCCCGCCGTTCTGCCGGGCTGCCGGCTGATCGCCGACATGTACCCGCTGGCCCGTCAGGTCCAGATCGCCTGCGACTTCGCCAAGAACGCCACCGCCCGCGCCGCCGGCGTCGAGGCTCCGGCCTTCGCCGACGACGAGGCCACCCTCGCCGACCTGCGCGCCCGCATCGAGCGCACCCTCGCCGTCCTCGGCGGCATCGACCCGGCGCTGGTCGCCGCCGCGCCCGGCCGCACGATCGAGTTCCCGATGGGCCCGACCAAGCGCGGCCGCATGGAGGCGACGGCCTATCTCCTCCACTACGCGCTGCCGAACTTCCACTTCCACCTCGCCACCGCCTACGGGATCCTGCGCGCCAACGGCGTCGAGATCGGCAAGCCGGACTTCCTCGGCGCGGTGCCGGGGCTCGAGTTCGTCTGA
- a CDS encoding Uma2 family endonuclease, which translates to MPRRAFTVAEVEAMVRAGIVGADERFEMIGGEIVPMSPKGARHEWVKIELNQHFQTVRPNDLTIAQETTLRLDERCFLEPDFCVFRRQGGPPEIDGSLVLLAVEVADSSLRYDLGRKIAVYAAYGVREVWVVNALTLVTRIHRRLGVAGYGEVVDLGAAERLEPMLVPALAVTLSDLGLAPSTDPT; encoded by the coding sequence ATGCCGCGCCGGGCCTTCACCGTCGCGGAGGTCGAGGCGATGGTGCGCGCCGGCATCGTCGGCGCCGACGAGCGCTTCGAGATGATCGGCGGGGAGATCGTGCCGATGTCGCCCAAGGGCGCCCGCCACGAGTGGGTGAAGATCGAGCTGAACCAGCATTTCCAGACGGTCAGGCCGAACGACTTGACGATCGCGCAGGAGACGACCCTGCGCCTCGACGAGCGCTGCTTCCTCGAGCCCGATTTCTGCGTGTTCCGCCGCCAGGGCGGGCCGCCGGAGATCGACGGCTCGCTGGTGCTGCTGGCGGTCGAGGTCGCCGACAGCTCGCTGCGCTACGATCTCGGCCGCAAGATCGCGGTCTACGCCGCCTACGGCGTGCGCGAGGTCTGGGTGGTGAACGCCCTGACGCTGGTCACCCGCATCCATCGCCGCCTCGGCGTCGCCGGCTACGGCGAGGTCGTGGACCTCGGCGCGGCCGAGCGCCTGGAGCCGATGCTGGTGCCGGCCCTCGCCGTCACGCTCTCCGACCTCGGGCTCGCCCCGTCGACCGACCCGACCTGA
- a CDS encoding acyl-CoA thioesterase — protein sequence MADTTQAATEQPRGDLTVRQIAMPADTNANGDIFGGWVMSQMDQAGGIAGVERARGRVVTVAVDGMIFHRPVKVGDVLCVYTEVTAVGRTSMKIRIEAWARRFRTEGREKVTEAVFTFVAIDDEGRPRPVPTL from the coding sequence ATGGCCGACACCACCCAGGCGGCGACCGAGCAGCCGCGCGGCGACCTCACGGTGCGCCAGATCGCGATGCCCGCCGACACCAACGCCAACGGCGACATCTTCGGCGGCTGGGTGATGAGCCAGATGGACCAGGCCGGCGGCATCGCCGGTGTCGAGCGGGCGCGCGGCCGTGTCGTCACCGTGGCGGTCGACGGCATGATCTTCCACCGGCCGGTCAAGGTCGGCGACGTGCTCTGCGTCTACACCGAGGTGACGGCGGTCGGGCGGACCTCGATGAAGATCCGCATCGAGGCCTGGGCCCGGCGCTTCCGCACCGAGGGGCGCGAGAAGGTCACCGAGGCGGTGTTCACCTTCGTCGCGATCGACGACGAGGGCCGTCCGCGGCCGGTGCCGACGCTCTGA
- a CDS encoding ketosteroid isomerase-related protein, translated as MAADETIALVRRYFEALDARSIAGVLATLDPEVVHDVNQGGRRIGREAFESFLIHMARCYRETCADLVVFASDDGGRAAAEYTLRGTYEATEDGLPEARGQRYSIAGGSFFAIEDGLIVRVTSYYNLEDWLARIAEG; from the coding sequence ATGGCCGCTGACGAGACCATCGCGCTGGTCCGGCGCTATTTCGAGGCGCTCGACGCCCGCTCCATCGCCGGCGTGCTGGCGACGCTCGACCCGGAGGTGGTCCACGACGTCAATCAGGGCGGCCGGCGGATCGGCCGCGAGGCCTTCGAGAGCTTCCTGATCCACATGGCGCGGTGCTACCGCGAGACCTGTGCCGACCTCGTCGTGTTCGCCAGCGACGACGGTGGCCGCGCCGCCGCGGAATACACCCTGCGCGGCACCTACGAGGCCACCGAGGACGGCCTGCCCGAGGCGCGCGGGCAGCGCTATTCGATCGCTGGCGGCTCGTTCTTCGCGATCGAGGACGGTCTGATCGTCCGCGTCACCAGTTACTACAACCTCGAGGACTGGCTCGCCCGGATCGCCGAGGGCTGA
- a CDS encoding carbon-nitrogen hydrolase family protein — MREVRVAAAQYPIDRFDGLDAYEAKLAGWITRAAEAGAQLLVFPEYAAMELGALAPDPGDLAGSTDVVARLLPEIDALHRTLARRHGVHVLAGSAPVKGGDGLFRNVARLFTPGGAVGRQEKVMMTRFEREPWGVVGGGPITVFRTALGIVGVSICYDVEFPLIARAQAEAGAEIILAPSTTETLHGYWRVRHGGQARALENQCYVVHAPTVGEAPWSPVVAANRGAAGVYGPPDGDFPDDGVVALGERDVPGWVHARLDLDRVAALRADGGVLNFAHWPEQGVVTAPSAEVVDLR, encoded by the coding sequence ATGCGCGAAGTCCGCGTGGCCGCGGCCCAATACCCGATCGACCGCTTCGACGGCCTCGACGCCTACGAGGCCAAGCTCGCCGGCTGGATCACCCGTGCCGCCGAGGCAGGCGCGCAGCTGCTGGTGTTCCCCGAATATGCCGCGATGGAACTCGGCGCGCTCGCGCCCGATCCCGGCGACCTCGCCGGCTCGACCGACGTGGTGGCCCGGCTCCTGCCGGAGATCGACGCGCTGCACCGGACGCTGGCGCGCCGCCACGGCGTCCACGTCCTCGCCGGCTCGGCGCCGGTGAAGGGCGGCGACGGCCTGTTCCGCAACGTCGCCCGGCTGTTCACGCCCGGCGGCGCGGTCGGGCGGCAGGAGAAGGTGATGATGACGCGCTTCGAGCGCGAGCCCTGGGGCGTCGTCGGCGGCGGGCCGATCACGGTCTTCCGCACCGCGCTCGGCATCGTCGGCGTCTCGATCTGCTACGACGTCGAGTTCCCGCTGATCGCGCGGGCGCAGGCCGAGGCCGGCGCCGAGATCATCCTCGCCCCGTCGACGACCGAGACGCTGCACGGTTACTGGCGCGTCCGCCACGGCGGGCAGGCGCGCGCGCTCGAGAACCAGTGCTACGTCGTCCACGCCCCGACCGTCGGCGAGGCGCCGTGGTCGCCGGTGGTGGCGGCCAACCGCGGCGCGGCCGGCGTCTACGGCCCGCCCGACGGCGACTTCCCCGACGACGGCGTCGTCGCCCTCGGCGAGCGCGACGTGCCCGGCTGGGTCCACGCCCGCCTCGACCTCGACCGCGTCGCCGCGCTCCGGGCCGACGGCGGCGTGCTCAACTTCGCGCACTGGCCGGAGCAGGGCGTGGTGACCGCCCCGTCGGCCGAGGTGGTCGACCTGCGCTGA
- a CDS encoding SIMPL domain-containing protein, giving the protein MRIVTRAALIAALAAVPVAARAEPPVPTLNLSAEGSVTAVPDTATVTLGVVEQAETAGAALEANNAAMRKTFESLEAAGIADRDMATSNFSIEPVTVYPQARDDGTQDPPRVVGYRVSNLVTVKIRDVTQTGGLLDKVVRVGANQVQGIAFGRADEDALLDRARADAMRAAAAKAKIYAEAGGFELVRILSVSESGGAMPYAAPAMMAKRAAEDVPIAAGEQELQVTVNVSWEIRPKP; this is encoded by the coding sequence ATGAGGATCGTGACACGCGCCGCCCTGATCGCCGCCCTCGCCGCCGTGCCGGTGGCCGCGCGCGCCGAGCCGCCGGTGCCGACGCTGAACCTTTCGGCCGAGGGCAGCGTCACGGCGGTCCCGGACACTGCGACGGTCACGCTCGGCGTCGTCGAGCAGGCGGAGACCGCGGGTGCGGCCCTCGAGGCCAACAACGCCGCCATGCGCAAGACCTTCGAGAGCCTTGAGGCCGCCGGCATCGCCGACCGCGACATGGCGACGTCGAACTTCTCGATCGAGCCGGTCACGGTCTACCCGCAGGCCCGCGACGACGGCACCCAGGACCCGCCGCGCGTGGTCGGCTACCGCGTCTCCAACCTCGTCACCGTCAAGATCCGCGACGTCACCCAGACTGGCGGCCTGCTCGACAAGGTCGTGCGCGTCGGCGCCAACCAGGTCCAGGGCATCGCTTTCGGCCGCGCCGACGAGGACGCCCTGCTCGACCGCGCCCGCGCCGACGCGATGCGCGCCGCCGCCGCCAAGGCGAAGATCTACGCCGAGGCCGGCGGCTTCGAGCTGGTCCGCATCCTCTCGGTCTCCGAGAGCGGCGGGGCGATGCCCTACGCCGCCCCCGCGATGATGGCCAAGCGCGCCGCCGAGGACGTGCCGATCGCCGCCGGCGAGCAGGAACTCCAGGTCACCGTCAACGTCTCCTGGGAGATCCGCCCGAAGCCGTGA
- a CDS encoding ATP-binding protein: MRARWPRTLWGRVLASTVAAVLAAQVLTIASFTVAVLVPEMRRIARATAESVVAVADAASEVGPEGRARLIGHLERSGWLDLRDDTDVPDDGGGAPLLVERVFMNALSDALGPRGDLHWRTDVLGRLWVHITIGPDGYWVSVRTLPRLGILGLFAICALASAAISAVVATNFTRRLLKPLTDLRVASERATLVDLPEALPEAGPRDLAEVTRSFNGMMRRLQDADNERRMVLAGISHDVRTPLTKLRLALSMMHAEDRALMDAAERQIDAMERILSQFLTFARGFAAEPPAAISVRDLLDAFDARYGAEGVVVAPPDADATLQGRPEALRRALANLVDNALRYGAAPVGLEADVRDDRIRFVVSDAGEGIAPDEVDRLRQPFVRGDAARSADGTGTGLGLAIVDEIARLHGGEVVYARADGRFRATLDLPLAGA, translated from the coding sequence GTGAGGGCACGCTGGCCGCGCACGCTGTGGGGCCGCGTGCTCGCCTCCACCGTCGCCGCGGTGCTGGCGGCGCAGGTCCTGACGATCGCCTCGTTCACCGTCGCGGTGCTGGTGCCCGAGATGCGTCGCATCGCCCGCGCCACGGCGGAGAGCGTGGTGGCGGTGGCGGACGCGGCGTCGGAGGTCGGCCCGGAGGGACGGGCGCGGCTGATCGGGCACCTGGAGCGGTCCGGCTGGCTGGACCTGCGCGACGACACCGACGTCCCGGACGACGGCGGCGGGGCGCCGCTGCTGGTCGAACGGGTGTTCATGAACGCGCTCTCCGACGCGCTCGGCCCGCGCGGCGACCTCCACTGGCGCACCGACGTGCTCGGCCGGCTCTGGGTCCACATCACCATCGGGCCGGACGGTTACTGGGTGTCGGTGCGCACGCTGCCACGCCTCGGCATCCTCGGCCTTTTCGCGATCTGCGCGCTGGCCTCGGCCGCGATCTCCGCCGTGGTCGCCACCAACTTCACGCGCCGGCTCCTGAAGCCGCTGACCGACCTCAGGGTCGCCAGCGAGCGGGCGACGCTGGTCGACCTGCCCGAGGCCCTGCCGGAGGCGGGCCCGCGCGACCTCGCCGAGGTCACGCGCAGCTTCAACGGCATGATGCGGCGCCTACAGGACGCCGACAACGAGCGCCGCATGGTGCTCGCCGGCATCTCGCACGACGTCCGCACCCCGCTGACCAAGCTGCGCCTCGCCCTGTCGATGATGCACGCGGAGGACCGTGCGCTGATGGACGCCGCCGAGCGCCAGATCGACGCCATGGAACGGATCCTGTCGCAGTTCCTCACCTTCGCCCGCGGCTTCGCGGCGGAGCCGCCGGCCGCGATCTCCGTCCGCGACCTCCTCGACGCGTTCGACGCCCGCTACGGCGCCGAGGGCGTCGTCGTCGCGCCGCCGGATGCGGACGCGACGCTGCAGGGGCGCCCCGAGGCGCTGCGCCGGGCGCTCGCCAACCTCGTCGACAACGCGCTGCGCTACGGCGCCGCGCCCGTCGGGCTCGAGGCGGACGTCCGGGACGACCGGATCCGCTTCGTCGTCTCCGACGCCGGCGAGGGCATCGCGCCGGACGAGGTCGACCGCCTGCGCCAGCCCTTCGTCCGCGGCGACGCCGCCCGCTCGGCCGACGGCACCGGCACCGGCCTCGGCCTCGCCATCGTCGACGAGATCGCCCGCCTCCACGGCGGCGAGGTCGTCTACGCGCGGGCGGACGGACGCTTCCGCGCAACGCTCGACCTGCCGCTCGCCGGTGCGTGA
- a CDS encoding response regulator, whose product MAAQGRVIVVDDDAEMRALIQRYLGENGLSVRAVPDGASLTRALAREPADVVVLDLMMPGEDGLAVCRRLRAAGDQTPIIMLTARGDPVDRVLGLEMGADDYLAKPFLPRELLARIGALMRRRQASPLGLPMAGSVAFGPFVLDFDRLALTRDGERVDLTTREFVFLKTLVAHAGRPLSRAQLIELAIGRDAEVTDRAVDVQIARLRKAIGDDPDAPVWIRTVWGHGYVFAKPGDGP is encoded by the coding sequence ATGGCGGCACAGGGCCGTGTGATCGTGGTCGACGACGACGCCGAAATGCGGGCGTTGATCCAGCGCTATCTCGGTGAGAACGGTCTGTCCGTGCGCGCCGTGCCGGACGGCGCATCGCTCACGCGTGCGCTCGCCCGCGAACCCGCCGACGTCGTCGTCCTCGACCTGATGATGCCGGGCGAGGACGGGCTGGCGGTGTGCCGCCGCCTGCGCGCAGCCGGCGACCAGACGCCGATCATCATGCTGACGGCGCGCGGCGATCCGGTCGACCGGGTCCTCGGGCTCGAGATGGGCGCCGACGACTATCTCGCCAAACCCTTCCTGCCGCGCGAGCTGCTCGCCCGGATCGGCGCGCTGATGCGGCGCCGGCAGGCCTCGCCGCTCGGACTGCCAATGGCCGGATCGGTCGCCTTCGGGCCCTTCGTGCTCGACTTCGACCGCCTCGCACTGACCCGCGACGGCGAGCGCGTCGACCTCACCACCCGCGAGTTCGTGTTCCTGAAGACGCTGGTCGCGCATGCCGGCCGCCCGCTGTCGCGGGCGCAGTTGATCGAACTGGCGATCGGGCGCGACGCGGAGGTGACCGACCGCGCCGTCGACGTCCAGATCGCGCGCCTGCGCAAGGCGATCGGCGACGACCCCGACGCCCCGGTCTGGATCCGCACCGTCTGGGGCCACGGCTACGTCTTCGCCAAGCCGGGGGACGGGCCGTGA
- a CDS encoding EF-hand domain-containing protein: MSYRFPIAALATLVATLALAPTAAVAADGRFARMFRAADTDGDGRVTRAEFLTARAAGFDRLDRDGDGIVDRGGATGRLVARRVAAMDADGDGLVTRAEFEAAPTPGFDRADGNGDGAVDAAELARLRE, from the coding sequence ATGTCCTACCGCTTCCCGATCGCCGCGCTCGCGACCCTGGTCGCGACCCTCGCGCTCGCACCGACGGCGGCCGTCGCCGCCGACGGCCGCTTCGCGCGGATGTTCCGCGCCGCCGACACCGACGGTGACGGCCGCGTCACCCGCGCCGAGTTCCTGACCGCCCGCGCCGCCGGTTTCGATCGGCTGGACCGCGACGGCGACGGCATCGTCGACCGCGGCGGGGCAACCGGTCGCCTCGTCGCCCGTCGGGTCGCCGCCATGGACGCCGACGGCGACGGTCTGGTCACCCGCGCCGAATTCGAAGCCGCCCCGACGCCCGGCTTCGACCGCGCGGACGGCAACGGCGACGGCGCCGTCGACGCCGCCGAACTCGCCCGGCTGCGGGAGTGA
- a CDS encoding sterol desaturase family protein, translating to MPAAFSQHPAAFGILAVLAAGLIVAEAVATIRLARRGFDLRDTLLSLGVALGHVLVRPLDVAVFAAVFPVAAAAAPWQLPIERPATWIAGFLVTEFSYYWMHRASHRVRWLWASHSVHHSSTTFTLASALRLAWTGVLSGEWLFFVPAVLLGFPPTMVAALLAANLVYQFVLHTELSPRWGPLERVLNTPSHHRVHHAADGVYLDRNYGGVLIVFDRLFGTFAAERPDVPPTYGIAGVAPDRDPVSIAFGEWRRMAADLGRAGSWRAAAAILFGPPGG from the coding sequence GTGCCGGCCGCATTCTCCCAGCATCCCGCCGCCTTCGGCATCCTCGCCGTGCTGGCCGCGGGGCTGATCGTGGCCGAGGCGGTCGCGACCATCCGGCTCGCCCGGCGCGGCTTCGATCTCCGCGACACCCTGCTGTCATTGGGCGTCGCGCTCGGCCACGTCCTCGTCCGTCCGCTCGACGTCGCGGTGTTCGCCGCGGTGTTCCCGGTGGCCGCGGCGGCGGCACCCTGGCAACTGCCGATCGAGCGGCCGGCGACCTGGATCGCCGGCTTCCTCGTCACCGAGTTCTCCTATTACTGGATGCACCGGGCCAGCCACCGCGTGCGCTGGCTCTGGGCCTCGCATTCGGTGCACCACTCGTCGACCACCTTCACGCTCGCCTCGGCGCTCCGCCTCGCCTGGACGGGTGTCCTCTCGGGCGAGTGGCTGTTCTTCGTGCCGGCGGTCCTGCTCGGCTTTCCGCCCACGATGGTGGCCGCCCTGCTGGCGGCGAACCTCGTCTATCAGTTCGTGTTGCACACCGAACTGTCGCCGCGCTGGGGGCCGCTCGAGCGTGTGCTCAACACCCCGTCCCACCACCGCGTCCACCACGCCGCCGACGGCGTCTACCTCGACCGCAACTACGGCGGCGTCCTGATCGTGTTCGACCGCCTGTTCGGCACCTTCGCCGCCGAGCGCCCGGACGTGCCGCCGACCTACGGCATCGCCGGCGTCGCGCCGGACCGCGATCCGGTCTCGATCGCCTTCGGCGAGTGGCGGCGCATGGCGGCCGACCTCGGCCGGGCCGGCTCGTGGCGCGCCGCCGCGGCGATCCTGTTCGGCCCGCCGGGGGGCTGA